The DNA segment TTCAGCACGTCCGGCCTCGTCATCGACCCGTCGCTGCACGATGGGTTCACCTTCGAGGTCCACGACGTCATAAAGAAGCGCAAGATCCTCTTCAACACGCCCGAAGAGTCCTACAGCCTCCTTGCCTATATCGGAGCGCCGAGCCGCTACGTCATCAAGTACGTCTGGAAGAGAAACGGCCTGATAGGGGCGTCCACCAGCACCCAGCGGCTGAACCTGATGGCCGGGCGGTACGTCGGCAAAGACGACCCGGTCATGATTGTTCGGGCACAGAGCGGATTCCCGGCGGTGGGCGAGGTCATCGACCCCTTCAGGACGCCCATCCTCGTGGCCGGCTGGATGCGGGGCTCGCACCACGGACCGTTCATGCCCGTCGGCGTCTGCGACGCAAACTGCACCCAGTTCGACGGACCGCCCCGGGTCATCTGCCTCGGGTTCCAGGTCTGCAACGGAAAGCTGATTGGGCCTGCCGACATGTTCGACGACCCGGCGTACAACCGCGTCCGCGACCAGTGCTGCGAGCTCTCCAGCTTGCTCCGGGCTCACGGGCCGTTCGAACCGCACCGCCTCTCGCTCGAGGAGATGGAGTACACCACCCTCCCGGGCGTCGAGAAGCAGTTCAAGGATCGCTGGGAAGACCTTCCCGAGTAACTTTTTTTTATTGCCGGCGGTTGTCCGCGGCGCGTTATCCGTCTCAGTCGTTCGTGAATAGCCCCGGCCGCACCGCACGGTGCCTTCCGGAACTAAACGGCCCATCGGCAGCAGCACCTAACGGGGCCGCACCTCCCACCGACCGCCGGAGGCGGGCGCTAGTCGGCAGCAGCACCTAACGGGGCCGCACCTCCCACCGACCGGCTCCGACGGTCGCTAGTCGATAGCGACACCTGCCGGTGCCGCGCCTCCTACCGACCGGCTCCGACGGTCGCTAGTCGGCCATAGGAAAACTTAATGCATGAACATAACCATATAAGAACAGATGGTTAATGGTATCGTACTCCCTGTGAAGAAGGTTTTTTCGCTCGTAGACTCTAAAATCACTGTTGAGATCAAAGATGACAGCAGGAAACTCCAGGGACGGCTCGTGGCGGTGGATGAACACCTGAACCTGCATATGGACGAGACCACCGAGTATACCGGGGAACAGCGGGGCCGCACCCTCGGGACCGTCGTCATTCGCGGCAACAATATCCTGACCATTGCGCCCCTGCTCTGATAGCCATGTCCGACCAGGAGGAAGAAGCATTCAAGGTTATCCAGTCCCATCGTCAGGGGGTTCTCCAGAGCGAACTCTGGAAACTTCTCGATATCGACAGCAGGAAGTGCTCGAGGATCGTGAAGCGGCTGCTTGATGCCGGGTTGATCGAACGCATCGAGTTTCGCAGCGACGGCATCAAGACTTACCTGTTGCGCGCGAAGAAACGCGCAATCGACCCCTGCATCATCCTTGCGGGAGGAGAGGTTCTCCCGTGCATCGGCTGCGATCAGGAGTGCACCCCGGAAGAATGCGCACTCCTTCTCGACTGGATGTACCAGCTTGCTCTTGAAGAGTATCAGTAAAGCCCCTCTTTTTCAGATACCCCACACGGTTTCAGCCGGAGAGTTATTCCGAAGAGCCAGAACCCGCCGCAAAAGAGTAAGATTGTTCAGGACCGGGCGACCTCGCCCGGTGCGCTCTTCTTCCGGCAGACGGCGTCGATCACGCCGTGCTGCACGTTGTAGAAACTGTGCAGTATATCGATCTCGCAGTCGAGATCGATGACCGTCTCCTCGTCACCCCCGGTGCAGAGGGTCACGGAGTCTTCCTGAAACGTGACGTACGGGGCACCGTCCGCCCGGACATCCGTCACCGCGGTGATGTAGATGCAGTCATCCCCTTCGACCACCTCGACATCGGACTCCCCCTCCTCATCTTCGGCGAAATCGGGGTAGGGAGCCCCCTCGGGCAGTCCGCCGATGATGGTGAACCCGATGATCTTCGGGTCGTAAGGAGGCATCTCGCTTAAGATCTTCTCCATCAGCCGCGCGATGTTTCGAAACATTTCGTCGTATGGGTTATTCGCCATGTGTACCACGTATCCGGTATCGGTCGTTGATTCGCTCGACAACCCCCGTGTGCATGAGGTTGCCCAGTCTCTGTTTCAGCTCATCCGTGGACAGGCTGCTCACTTCCTCGAGTTCCGCGAGGCGCAGATCGGCATGGGAGAGGGCGAGGATGATCTCCAGATCTCCGTCGTCGGTGACGGAGCCCCCCCGCATGCGCATGACCTCGGCGAACCTCGATTCGATCTCCCGCTCCAGTTGTTCGAGGTTATCCAGCAGTTCGTCGCGAGCCCGAACCATCTTCCTGAACGCCTCGAGGTTTCTTGCAAATCGTGTTCTCTGGTTCTCTTCAACGGAGGGAAGCGTAACCCCATCCTGCTTCTGCAGGTTTACGATGACATTGATGTCATGCGAGAGATAGTAATACTTTCGCCTGCGTTCGTCCTGGTAGGAGATGAGGATTTCTTCGCGCTCCATCAACTGCAGGTGTTCTATCACCGCTTTCGGACTGAGCACCAGGCGCTCGGAGATCTCGGTCACAAAACACGGTTTCTGCCTCAGCAGTTGTATTATTCGCCGCCTGTTCCGATTTCCCAGGATATCGAGGAGACGGGAAACCTCACTGCCCTCGAGCATATTTACTAAATGTTAGTGATTCCAACATAAAAATAGATCACTCGAAGAGGCGGTAGTTCGGCGCCTCGTCGGTGATCATGATGTTGTGCGGGTGGCTCTCGCCATAGCCCGCAGGCGTAATCCTGAGGAATCTGCCATTCTTCTTCAGATCCACTATTGTCTTTGAACCCGTGTAGCCCATGGCGGACTTCAGGCCGCCGACAAGCTGGTAGATGACGTCCGATACATGGCCGACGTAGGGCGTGACCCCCTCGACGCCTTCGGGAACGAACTTGGTTCTCCCGAACTCCTTCTTCTGGAAGTAGCGGTCGCTCGACTCGCCGCTGCTCATGACGCCGAGCGATCCCATCCCGCGATACTGCTTGTAGCGCCGGCCCTTGATCGTCGTGACCCTCCCCGGCGCCTCGTCGGTGCCGGCAAAGAGGCTGCCCGCCATGATACAGTCCGCGCCCGCGGCAATCGCCTTCGCGATGTCTCCGGAGTAGCGGATGCCGCCGTCGGCGACCACCGGCACGTCGGCGTCGTGCGCCACCTCAGCGACGTTTGCGATGGCAGAAACCTGCGGCACGCCCACGCCCGCGACGATCCGTGTCGTGCAGATGGAGCCCGGCCCGATGCCCACCTTCAACCCGTCGACGGTCCCGGCGAGGGTCGAGGCCGCCTGCTTCGTCGCGATGTTCCCGGCCACCACGTCGACGGCGACGCTCGCCTTGATCTCCCCGACCGCTTTGACGACGTTCATGTTATGGCCGTGGGCGCAGTCCACCACCAGAGCGTCGACCCCCGCCTCGACGAGCATCATCGCCCGGTTGAAGTCGAAGGGGCCCACCGCGGCGGCGACCCGGAGTTTCCCGATCGCATCGCGGTTCGCGCGGGGATACTGGCGTTTCTCGAGGATATCCCGCATCGTGATGATGCCGACCAAGCACCCTTCCCCGTCCACGACCGGGAGACGCTCGACCTTGTTCGCATACATCGTCTCGAGCGCGTTCTCCGCCGTGATATCCTCGGAGGCCGTGATCAACTTCTTCGTCATGTAGCCGGTGATCTTCGCCTCGCCGCGTTTCGGGAGGATCGCCCGGATGTCCCTGCGGCTGACGATGCCGATCACCTTATCGTTCTCGATGACCGGCACGCCGCCGATACCATACTGCCGCATGACCCGTTCCACGTCGGTGACCGTGGCCTCGGGACCGACCGCCACGACCTCGCGCTCGATCAGGTCCTCGGCCTGCTTGACGACCCTGACCTCGGCGACCTCGCGATCCGCAGGCATATTCCGGTGGATGACACCGATGCCGCCTTCCCGGGCCATGGTTATCGCCATCACCGACTCGGTCACCGTATCCATAGCGGCGCTCACGAGAGGGATATTCAGGGGAATGTTGCGCGAGAACCGCGACCTGACATCGGCCTCGTCGGGCTCGACCCATGATTCGGCGGGCTCAAGAAGCACGTCGTCGAACGTAAACGTTGTTTTCATCTGCATCTTCTCGATGTACATACATCACCTGAGCATCAACATTGCTTTCTCCACCAGTTCCGCCCTGACCGTTGTCGACCGATCGCCCCCGCAGACCATCCCCCGGACACCGATGATCTCGGGGTTGATCCGCTTTAAGGCATCGAGATCCTCGAACTTCAGCGACCCGGCAAGAGCCGTCTGCAACCCGAGATCCTGGTTCTGCCCGACAAACCGGATCAATGTCTCCTCGTCCATGAACTCAAAGAGACTCTTCCCATCTTTAATACCGGTGTCGATCATGGCGACGTCGGCCCCGGCATCCGCGACCAGAGAACCGATCGCGAGCGGCGAGATCGTGCCCATCCTTGCAAAATCGGCATACGCTGCAATGACGACGTATTTCTCGGGAAACTCGTGCTTCACCGCCGTGGTCACCGCCTCGATGACCTCGCGGGCACGGTCTTCTCCGTCGAACATCAGGCCGACTTTGATATAATCGGCACCTGCATGCGCGGCGCCGTATGCAGAAAGAGCTGCGGTTCCCGGTTTATACTCATTGTCCCCGATTGCAGCGCTGACAGGCTTCTTGCCGGCGATCTCCTTGATCCCCCGGATGATCCAGGGAAAATTCGCGCCCAGCGACCCCTCAGAGGGTTTCTTTACGTCGATGATGTCAGCGGAAAGCGAGCTTTTTGCCTCCTCAATGCTGCTTGGACTGACGAGTAATTGCATAGAAATTAATGATCCTTCACCCTAATAGTGATTACGTTGAGGACATGGAACTGATTCTTGCAGTCGATCTGGCAGGCGGCCTCGTGGTGCACGGGAAGTCCGGAGACCGCGCGGGTTACCGGCCGCTGACCTGGGGGATCGCGCCCTCGGCCGAACCGGAAGCCTACCTCTCCGCTCTCGCGCCCCGGTATCTCTACATCGCCGACCTCGAGGCTCTCGAGGGCAGGACACCGCAGGACGGCCTCGTCCGGCGGTGCGCCGCGATGGTCGAGCGGTGCTACCTCGACCGGGGCTGCAGGTCGCCTGACGAATGCGCCGCGGTCGAGGGAGTGATGCCGATTGTCGGCACCGAGACGGCGGCGAGAGCGATCGAGGACCTTGCGGCATACCCGGCAGGCTACCTCAGCATCGACGTCAAAGGCGGCCGGGTGCTCCCCTGGGGCATCCGGCCTTCGGAGATGCTCCGCCGTGCGGCGGCACTCTCGTTCGAGGGGTGCATCCTCCTCAACATCGGCGCCGTGGGGACGGAACGAGGCCTCGTCCGGGAGAAACTCGAAGAGATGCGGGCGTGCTACCCCGGCCGCCTCCTCTACGGGGGCGGGGTCGCCGGGACCGACGACATCCGTCTCCTCGAAAAAGTCGGGTTCGACGGGGCGATCATAGCGACCGCCGTTCACCGCGGCACCGTGCCGCTCGAATGGCTCCGGAGGGGACACCCGTGCTGATCACCATCGAAGGGATCGACGGGAGCGGGAAGAGCACGCTTCTTGCCCGTCTCCGGGAACTGCTCGCCGACCTCGATCCGCTCTTCACCCGCGAGCCCGGCGCCACCTGGGTCGGCGAGTCGGTAAGGCGGGCGATTGCCGAACGTATGGACCCGATCACCGAGGCGCTCCTCTTCTGCGCCGACCACGCCGCGCACATCGATACGGTGATCCGGCCCGCCCTCGACGAGGGAAGGCTTGTCATCTCCGACCGCTACGCCGACTCGCGGTTCGCCTACCAGCCGGTCGTCCTCGACGGCGTCCTCCCCGACCCGCTCTCCTGGCTTCGCCGGATCCACGAAGGATGGTCGATCCGGCCCGACCGGACGTTTCTCCTGGTCCTGCCGGTCGAAGACGCCGTCTCACGACTTGGCCCTGAGAAAAAGAGAGAATACTTCGAGAACGCCGCGATCCTCGAGCAGGTGCAGGAGAACTACCTGAACCTTGCAGCCGCCGACCCGTTACGGTTCGTCGTCGTCGATGCGCTGCTCCCAAAAGAAGAAGTTGCCCGGTTCATCGCGGGCGAAATCAGGGCTGGTGCCCGATCGTCACGACGACGTCCCCGAGCGTGAGGACGTCCACCTCTTCTCCCGCCACCCGGTAGGCGACCTTCGGCGTGAAGGAATTGGCCGGAACCGGAATATCCTCGCCTGCGACCGTCACGGTCGCAGGCGGGTTCTTGAGCAGTTCCGGCGGGAGCGCCTCCACTGCCTGCATGAACCCGCGGGCCTGCTTCCTGAGCACCGGGCCGATGACCGCCATATTGAAGTCCACGCCGCTCACGACCTCCTCGAGCCGGGGCGTGCCGGTGCTCCAGCGCGCATCGGCATTGAGGGCACGTCCGGCGTCGCCGGCGTCGTCGACCGGCTCCGGCGCGTAGATCATGACGTGGCCGAGCGGGGCGTTCAGTGCCATGCCCTTATCATGCTTGTAGCGCCGGAGTTCGGCGACCGTCTTCACGAGGAGATCGCCGTGGCGCCGCGCTTCGTCGTCGGCGTATGAAAAGTCCGGCCAGGCTTCTTTGTGCACGCTCTCGCCGGCGAGGTTATGGTAGCACTCTTCCGCGAAGTGCGGGATGATCGGGGCAAGCAGGCGGCAGAGGACGTCCATCGTCATCCGGAGCGCGCTGCAGGCACTGGCCCTGCTGCTGTCGGCCGCATACAGCCGGCCTTTCACGATCTCAATGTAGTCGTCGGCGAGCGTGTTCCAGGCAAATTCCCGGATCGCCCTGAGCGCCCGGTCGAACTGGTAGCCCTCCATCGCGGCGGTGACCTCCGCCACGGTCTCGGAGAGCCGGACGAGCAGCCACCGGTCGGTGAGTTCCGTCACCGGTGCATCGGGATCGGCCCCCTTCTCCAGGTGTCCCATCACAAACCGGAAGATGTTCCAGAGTTTGGTCTGGAACCGGGACGCCGCGACGACGTCGTTCCAGTTGAACATGATGTCCGAACCGGTGGCGGCACCCCCGGCGCCCCACTGCCGGAGCGCGTCCGCGCCGTAATCCCCGACGATCGCCTCGGGAGAGATGATGTTGCTCCGGCTCTTGCTCATCTTGAACCCGTCTTCCCCGAGGACCATCCCGTTGACCAGGATCTCGTCCCAGGGGTGGCCGCCGACCAGCGCCTTCGCCCGGAGGATGGTGTAGAACGCCCACGTCCGTATGATATCGTGTCCCTGAGGGCGGATCTGCGCCGGGAAGAACGGAGGTTTGCCGGTTCCGTCCCACCCGGTGACGTGGAGCACCGATATCGAGGAGTCCATCCAGGTGTCGAGCACGTCCGTCTCGCCGGTGAAGTCCGATCCCCCGCACTTCGGGCAGGGTGCCTTCGGCTTATCGACCGTCGGGTCGATCGGGAGGTCTTTCTCGGCCGGGATGACCATCTCGCCGCAGGCAGTGCAGAACCAGACGGGGATAGGGGTCGCGAAGATCCGCTGCCTGGAGATGCACCAGTCCCATTCCATGGAGTTCGCCCAGTTCTCCATCCGGGCGAACATATGCTCCGGTGTCCAGGAGACCCTCCGCGCCGATTCCAGGATCTCGTCCTGGTGTACCCGGACGAACCACTGCCGCTCCGAGAGGATCTCGATCGGGGTCTTGCACCGCCAGCAGGTCCCCACCCGCTGCTCGAGTTCCTCCTGCCGCTTCAGGATCCCGGCCTTCTCCATGTCGGCGAGGATCGCTTCCCTGCAGTCCTCAGACGACATCCCCGTATAGGGGGCCGCGGTTGCGGTCATGATGCCCTGCCGGTCGATAGCCTTGCGGAGGTCCAGGCCGTGCTGTTTCCACCAGTAGACGTCCGTCTTGTCGCCGAACGTACAGATCATCACCGCGCCGCTGCCGAACTCCGGGTCGACCGCGACGTCCTCGATGACCGGAACATCGTGACCGAAGATCGGGACGGTGAGCCTCTTCCCCTTCATCCCGCGATACCGCTCGTCTTCGGGATGGACGGCCACGGCAACGCAGGCCGCGAGCAGCTCGGGCCGGGTGGTGGCGATCTCGACGCCGTCGAAGTCGAAGTAGTTGAGTTTGGTGGTGCGGGGCGCGTAGTTGACCTCGGCGAACGCGATGGCCGTCTCGCACCGGGTGCAGAAGTTCACCGGATGCTCGCTCTGGTAGATGTCGCCGGCTTTGAGCATCTGCAAAAACGACGCCTGGGTCTTTCTGTAGTAGTCCGGGAGCATGGTGATGTACTCGTGGCTCCAGTCGGTCGAGAACCCAAGCCGCCGCATGGTCGCCCGCATCTTCTCGATATTTGAAAGCGTGAGGTCGCGGCACATCTCCCGGAACTTCTCCCGCGGTACATCGTTCTTGGTGATCCCGTAGGTCTCCTCGACCTTCACCTCGGTCGGGAGGCCGTGGCAGTCCCACCCCTGCGGGAACATGACGTTGTAGCCGCGCATGCGCTTGTACCGCGCGATGAAGTCGATATAGCACCAGTTTAACGCGTTCCCGATATGGAAGTTCCCGGTGGGATAGGGCGGCGGCGTGTCGATGATGAACCGTGGTTTCGACGAGGCGGGGTCGAAATAGTTGTCCTCATCCCGCCAGGTATCCTGCCAGCGCGTCTCCACTTCTTCGATATCGTAGTTTTTGGGTAGTTGATGTGACGGCGACATTTTCAGCGTATAATCTCTCTCTTCCCAGTGAAATATAATGTTCGACGGGGCTTTCCCTATCGGAGTATCCCGCGCAGCGCACGGGCTCGCCGTCCCCGGCCCGGGGGTTCCGGAACGTTCGCCGCTAAAAATCGCGGAGACGGCAGGTGTTCAACCCTAAAGGCTTTGTCCCTCCACTCCCAACTCTATATGAATGACAAAGCCGCCGGGGTTGGTTCTGGCATCGGTGCTCACCCTCGTCTTCATAGGCCTTGCCCCCCTGCTCCAGCCGGCGTGGCTGCTCACGCTCTTCCTCGTCCCGTTCTCGCTCGTCCTCTTTCTCATCAAAGAGACACGCTACGTATCGCTCTCGATCGTCGCGCTTGCCGTGATCTACGGACTCGGCTGGCTCTCGACGTTCGTCTTCACCTGCACGCTCGGCATCGTCGTGATCGGCGAGGTGGTCTTCCGGCTCACCGGCGCCCGGCATGCGGCGTATCTCCATCACCTGGTTGCCGCAATCGCCGTATCGGTTGCGGTGATGGTCTACCTGCAGTACGCCGCGCCGTTCGTCGCCGTGATGGGCGTGGTCGTCGCGGTGCTCCTCCGTGCGGCCCTCCGGGGCCGGGACGACGCCCTGATGATCGAGGCGCTCGGCGTCGCGATGACCATGTTCCTCTTCGAGGAGCTCAACTTCGAGGTCGACCTGACTCTTCTCGTCGCCGCGGCCGTGATAGCGTTCGGGTTCGGCTACACCTCCTACCGCGTCCGGGTGGCCGATGTCAGCGGCCTCTTCTCGGGCGCCATGATAGGGATCATCCTGATCGTCTTCGCGGACGTCCGGTGGTTCCTGATCATGCTCACCTTCTTCATCATCGGTGCCGGGGCTACCCGGTATCGCTACGGCGACAAGGAGCAGCTCGGCGTCGCCCAGGAGCATGGGGGCGTGCGCGGTTACTTCAACGTCTTCGCGAACGGCCTGGTGGCGACCGCCGCCGCCATCCTCTACGGCCTGACCGGCCAGCCGGCATTTGCGGCGCTCTTCATGGGCAGCGTCGCCTCGGCGGCCGCCGATACCGCCGCAAGCGAGATCGGGGTCACGGGAAAGGTGCCGTACCTGATCACGACGCTCAAGCCGGTGCCGCGGGGGACGAACGGCGGGGTGACCCTGCGGGGCGAGGCCGCGGCCGTCATCGCATCCGTCCTCGTCGCCGTCGTCGCATGGGCGATGGGCGTCGCCGACCCCTGGATGGCCGCCGTCACGATCGCCGCCGGGTTCATCGGCACCAATGTCGACAGCCTGGTGGGTGCAACGCTCGAAAACAGCGGCAGGATCGGGAACTCGGGCACGAACCTGGTCGCTACGTTCTCCGGCGGCGTCTCGGGGATGCTGATCTATATGCTGCTCGGGTGATGGGGCGCGGGCTCCGGGGCGGTTTTTAAAGGGTATAGTCCGCTGACTGTAAGTATCCGGGCGGATCGTGGAGCAAAATGCCATGTCTCGCAAAGTACTGTCCTTTGAGACATCGTTCAACCCCTTGCACGGATTACCATCGGCTTCGCACCTTCGATACTCTAGCTCCGTTTCTCCGAACCATCGCTTATCGCCACGCACTGCCCCCGCCCCCCGGGGCGGGGTGCGACGGGGCCATAGGGCCGGAGCATGAGCACCGAAGGTGCGGAGGAGGAGCGCGAAGCGCGGGCGGGGTGCGACGGACAGACCGTCCGGAGCTTGAGAAGACCGGAGGTATTCGAGTGGGGGTTACAGGTGTCCTTTTGTGCGGTAGAGACAGGGGAGGGGGGATGCTCCCCCCTCCCCACCTGACGGTGGTCGAACTCCGTTCCTTCGCACCTCCGGTGCTCACGCTCCGGTTCTAACGAACCGTCGCGCTTCGGAACGTCGTCCTCCCCGTCAGCCCCACCCCCAACGGCGATATCTCCTCGAAAGCCGTGCATGGGTGTACTATCAGATACACAGGACGGAACCTGCAGGTAGAGGGTCAGAACGAAGTATGTACGGGAAACGATGAGGAGCCGTTTCAGATGATGTGACAGGAAAAATCTAGAAGATATTAGATATCAAAAACCAGCACTGGAGAAAAAGAAGTATAATTCCTGTTCAGCCACGTCAGTACTTATACCACCGCCCCTTCTCGTCGTACTCCCCCTGTTCTGCCTGCACAGCACCGGCGTGGTTTTTGAAGAAACTCGCCTTGTAGGCGTAGAGGAAGACCGAGAAGAGCACGATCACGACTGCATAGACGATTGCGGTGATCCATATCCCCTCCGTCCCGATGAGCGCGAGGATATCCTCCGGCATCACCGCCTGGAGTTCGTCGGGGCTCATGCTGACGAGCGGTTCGAGTTTGTTCACGAGGAGAGCGGTCCAGGCAAAGAGGGCCAAAAAGCCGAGCACCGCGAAGACGGCGATGTTGACCAGGTAGAAGACGAGAACCCTGCCGAGGTTGTTCATGACGAACTCGATGCTTCTCCGGATCGACTCGAAGACCCCCGTCTCTTCAAAGACCGCCACGGTGTCGTAGAAGAACGTGAAGAAGGCGATCGAGAGGATGACCCCGAAGAGGAGCGCCGCCATGTTCGCGGCGGCTCCGGCGCCGAGGAGCGTGAGCGGTATCGTGAGCAGAATAATGGTCAGGACGACCGCGAAGAAGATGACGAGTGCCGGTAGGAGTATCCGGAAGTAGTAGGTCTTGCCCGATTGCATGAACTCCCCGAAGGAGAAGTTCTCCGCACGGATCGTGCCGTAGACGCCGCCGGCCAGAAACGGCATCACGAGAACCTGCAGGAGTGCCAGGGGTTGCGTGTAGAACGCCCCGCCGTAGATGGGGATGACGAGGTCGAGAACCACGAGAGCGCCCATGACGAGGCCGACCGACCAGAGGACGGGGTGCTGCCGGAGGAGTCCGGCGGCACCGGTGACCGATTCGAGCGTCATGGTCACCGGTTCCTCGGCATGGCAACGATCTCGCGCACCTGCAGATCGAAGAACGACGCGGTATGCGCGGGACGGATGACGCAGACGGTGTCGGCACCGGTGGCGGTGCCCCCGACCGCGATCACCTCTTCATCGACACCGACCGCGCCCTGGTCGGCCGCGATGAGGACGCACTCCACCGCGACCTTCAGGCCGACCGCGACGGTCCGCCGCAGCGCCTCGGCGATCGCTTCCGTGCGGGAACTCCCGCCGAGTTTCGACGAGCGGGATATCGCGCGTTCGAGCCCGGAGAGAGCGTGCGTCCCGGTGACGATCTTCGCGCCCCCAGCCCGGAGGGTCCCGGCCGCCTCCGGCGAGAAGTCCCACTCGCCGGGCTTTGAAAACCCGACCGCGTGGGTGACGACGATCAGTTCGAGGTCCGTTCCTGCCATAGCATCCCGGAAGGCAAGCGCCGTCCGGCCGCTGCTGCTCGCGACAACGACCTTTTTGACGCCGAGTTCCCGTGCCCTCTCGACGGCGAACCGGGCGGCGTCGTGGGTGTTCTCTCTACCCGGCGCATCGAAGTAGTAAGTATTCCGGGTTACGAAGCTCATGCAGTCATGTTGTCGTTGCTCCTAATTGAATCTCCCGTACCGATGATTGGGGCTACAACGACACGGTCAGGGTCGCTATGGCGGGGAAAGAAGGTGATAAATGGTGGATGGCCCAACACTACTCTCAACCGAACGGTGCGGTAGGAGTTCTCATGATTACACTGGCCATTGCAGGAAAACCAAACTGTGGGAAATCAACGTTTTTCAGGGCGGCAACCCTCGCCCAGGCAGAGATCGCCAATTACCCGTTCACGACCATCGACGCAAACCACGGCGTCGCGTACGTCCGGACAGCCTGCCCGTGCCAGGAGATGCATGTTCCGTGCGAAAACTGCCGGGACGGGGTCAGGTTCATCCCGGTCGGGCTGATCGATGTGGCGGGCCTCGTCCCCGAGGCGCACCTGGGGAGGGGGCTTGGGAACCAGTTCCTCGACAACCTCCGGCAGGCGGACGCTATCCTCCAGGTCGTCGATGCCAGCGGGGCGACGGACGCCGAAGGGAACCCGGTCGATATCGGCTCGCGCGACCCGGTGAAGGATATCGAGTTCCTCCAGTACGAGATGTCGATGTGGATGTACGGCATCCTCTCGCGGAACTGGGCGAAACTCGTGCGGCAGGCCCAGGCAAAGGAGTTCTCTCTCGCGGCGGCGATCGCCGAGGTCTTTGCCGGCCTCGGAATAACCTACGAGCACGTCCGCGACGCCACCGGGGCGGTCGGGATCGAGCTCCGGACCGCCGGGGAGGAGGACCTGATCCGGTTCTGCCGCGAGCTGATGGCGATCAGCAAGCCGATGCTGATCGTCGGGAACAAGGCCGACCAGGCGCCGAAGGAGTGCCTTGAGCGGCTCGCGAATCACGACGTCGTCTTTGCAAGCGCCGCAGGCGAACTTGCGATCCGGATGGCCGCAGAGGGGAAGTTCGTCAGCTACCTCCCCGGTGATGGGAGTTTCACCGAGAACCCCGGGGCGAACCTCAGCGCCGCGCAGCGTGCCGGACTCGCGAAGGTCGCGGACTTCATGGAGACATTCGGCGGCACCGGGGTTCAGAAGGCGCTGGACGCCGCGGTCTTCAACCTCCTCGACCGGATCGTCGTCTTCCCGGTCGAGGACGAGCA comes from the Methanoculleus marisnigri JR1 genome and includes:
- a CDS encoding valine--tRNA ligase translates to MSPSHQLPKNYDIEEVETRWQDTWRDEDNYFDPASSKPRFIIDTPPPYPTGNFHIGNALNWCYIDFIARYKRMRGYNVMFPQGWDCHGLPTEVKVEETYGITKNDVPREKFREMCRDLTLSNIEKMRATMRRLGFSTDWSHEYITMLPDYYRKTQASFLQMLKAGDIYQSEHPVNFCTRCETAIAFAEVNYAPRTTKLNYFDFDGVEIATTRPELLAACVAVAVHPEDERYRGMKGKRLTVPIFGHDVPVIEDVAVDPEFGSGAVMICTFGDKTDVYWWKQHGLDLRKAIDRQGIMTATAAPYTGMSSEDCREAILADMEKAGILKRQEELEQRVGTCWRCKTPIEILSERQWFVRVHQDEILESARRVSWTPEHMFARMENWANSMEWDWCISRQRIFATPIPVWFCTACGEMVIPAEKDLPIDPTVDKPKAPCPKCGGSDFTGETDVLDTWMDSSISVLHVTGWDGTGKPPFFPAQIRPQGHDIIRTWAFYTILRAKALVGGHPWDEILVNGMVLGEDGFKMSKSRSNIISPEAIVGDYGADALRQWGAGGAATGSDIMFNWNDVVAASRFQTKLWNIFRFVMGHLEKGADPDAPVTELTDRWLLVRLSETVAEVTAAMEGYQFDRALRAIREFAWNTLADDYIEIVKGRLYAADSSRASACSALRMTMDVLCRLLAPIIPHFAEECYHNLAGESVHKEAWPDFSYADDEARRHGDLLVKTVAELRRYKHDKGMALNAPLGHVMIYAPEPVDDAGDAGRALNADARWSTGTPRLEEVVSGVDFNMAVIGPVLRKQARGFMQAVEALPPELLKNPPATVTVAGEDIPVPANSFTPKVAYRVAGEEVDVLTLGDVVVTIGHQP
- a CDS encoding DUF92 domain-containing protein; the encoded protein is MTKPPGLVLASVLTLVFIGLAPLLQPAWLLTLFLVPFSLVLFLIKETRYVSLSIVALAVIYGLGWLSTFVFTCTLGIVVIGEVVFRLTGARHAAYLHHLVAAIAVSVAVMVYLQYAAPFVAVMGVVVAVLLRAALRGRDDALMIEALGVAMTMFLFEELNFEVDLTLLVAAAVIAFGFGYTSYRVRVADVSGLFSGAMIGIILIVFADVRWFLIMLTFFIIGAGATRYRYGDKEQLGVAQEHGGVRGYFNVFANGLVATAAAILYGLTGQPAFAALFMGSVASAAADTAASEIGVTGKVPYLITTLKPVPRGTNGGVTLRGEAAAVIASVLVAVVAWAMGVADPWMAAVTIAAGFIGTNVDSLVGATLENSGRIGNSGTNLVATFSGGVSGMLIYMLLG
- a CDS encoding DUF7847 domain-containing protein translates to MTLESVTGAAGLLRQHPVLWSVGLVMGALVVLDLVIPIYGGAFYTQPLALLQVLVMPFLAGGVYGTIRAENFSFGEFMQSGKTYYFRILLPALVIFFAVVLTIILLTIPLTLLGAGAAANMAALLFGVILSIAFFTFFYDTVAVFEETGVFESIRRSIEFVMNNLGRVLVFYLVNIAVFAVLGFLALFAWTALLVNKLEPLVSMSPDELQAVMPEDILALIGTEGIWITAIVYAVVIVLFSVFLYAYKASFFKNHAGAVQAEQGEYDEKGRWYKY
- a CDS encoding pyruvate kinase alpha/beta domain-containing protein, yielding MSFVTRNTYYFDAPGRENTHDAARFAVERARELGVKKVVVASSSGRTALAFRDAMAGTDLELIVVTHAVGFSKPGEWDFSPEAAGTLRAGGAKIVTGTHALSGLERAISRSSKLGGSSRTEAIAEALRRTVAVGLKVAVECVLIAADQGAVGVDEEVIAVGGTATGADTVCVIRPAHTASFFDLQVREIVAMPRNR
- a CDS encoding redox-regulated ATPase YchF encodes the protein MITLAIAGKPNCGKSTFFRAATLAQAEIANYPFTTIDANHGVAYVRTACPCQEMHVPCENCRDGVRFIPVGLIDVAGLVPEAHLGRGLGNQFLDNLRQADAILQVVDASGATDAEGNPVDIGSRDPVKDIEFLQYEMSMWMYGILSRNWAKLVRQAQAKEFSLAAAIAEVFAGLGITYEHVRDATGAVGIELRTAGEEDLIRFCRELMAISKPMLIVGNKADQAPKECLERLANHDVVFASAAGELAIRMAAEGKFVSYLPGDGSFTENPGANLSAAQRAGLAKVADFMETFGGTGVQKALDAAVFNLLDRIVVFPVEDEHKLTDGKGRVLPDAFLMKRGSTPRDLAFQVHTDIGEGFLYAIDAKIGMRIKDTQELKNGDIIKIVSVRK